Below is a window of Neodiprion virginianus isolate iyNeoVirg1 chromosome 4, iyNeoVirg1.1, whole genome shotgun sequence DNA.
AACCGAGCATACACGCATGTATGCGAAGTTCGTCCGTTTAAGGAGTATGACTGGCAAACGTCGAGCTTGCCGGCTTTAATCTGCGCGAAAGAAACAACAGGAAATTCTTATGCGAAACCGTGaactgattattattattgttttctttttggaCAAAGCGGTTATAATTCGTTGTATACGTAATACTCAAACGTGTAAGCATTGCGCGGTTATAAGgtcaaaaagtgaaaattaaagaaagcaaaaaagtttttatacaACGCGTTCTTCGACGCGTGTATTCCGTGAATAGAGTATCCGTTTCTATGACGGTCGAGTGAGTatgcgaatgcgcatgcgcggaatACTGAAAAGATCACTTTTAAATCCTAGGAGTTGGGAGTATTATTTTCCgtactgcgcgcatgcgctgtcgcgaacaaatctgacatAACGCgatcctaacctcaattttgTGCTTTGTGAAAAAACGCATAACATATTCTTGTTATCTAAAGAATCGTGTACAACAAGGAGGCAACGGTCTTTTCGCGTATTTGCAAAATTCGTCTACTACTcgtattgcaaacttacgctcggccCGAAAAGACGGAGTTTGCTtccttgttacacaatatacgATTTTCTGTCCTTTTTTAGGGTCCCGTAcctcaaaaagtaaaaacggAATCCTTATAGGATTACTTCGTTGTCCATCCGTCCTTCTGTCAAGACCCTTTTTCTTAGGAACGGGTGGAGGtatcaaattgaaattaatatcaaatacTCAGATCTACGGTCCCTCgaaggtgtgaaaaattcaagcttcTAAGTCAACGCAATCGAAAGATACGGAAATTTATGTCACATATTGAAATTTGGAGAGAAGCAAGGTCTTACAGCACAAGTAACGGAAAAAGTCGTAAAATAGTTGACTTGTTGTTACatcacataaaaaaaaaaaaatttagttagTACGGAACCCTCGGGGCGCGAGTTTTATTCGCacttgtttaattttttttttttttttgtagaattgATCTgagtttcttttgttttgttaaGTTTTAGCATATTTACCTTGTAAAGCAGGTATGCTGACACTAATATTTGTACGACGTTGTATATTTGCATCACTCTGTCCAGGTTGAACGGTTTCCTGTCCTTCATCAACCTCGGTCCGAGGGACAGCACGAAATGAATATAGCAAAACATCAAGCCCAGGATAGGCCAAGGTGACCCAATGAGAAACCATGACTGCGTTCTTGGATCTTTGGAGAAAATTGATGgaagataaaaagaagaagaagacaaaATCCTCAACTTGGGTacaaatttagtaaattctaaaacaattcaattctaaattcaaatttctatagcaTCACGATGAAAAGCTCCGCTGCTAATTTCTCATCttatcgttattatcattgtcgtaattttttactcatcaCTCAGTGATCCTCACTTCCGGTAATTGAACAAGAATTTATCGTGAATATGTTTGATCAGAATTTCCATGCTTCCTGCAAAAAAGGTTTTCATACCCACCTTCGCTTTAGACTACGGTTTATCCCTCCCCCGGATATCTGTAAATTAAAAACAAGATTTTCTATCAATCACAAGAAGGTTGCCTCTATCGACTTTggaaattcataaaaatacgTCTCGAAGTTCTGTTTGAAACGATGAACAGAagcgaatgaaaaacaatCGAAATCAGAAGTTTCAGTGCACCTAATAACTtgacaaaaatcaatttcactgGTCGATAGAGGCCGCATCTTTTCGTACGATCGGATAGAAtgtcttgtttttatttttcttacatcgacaggaaaatctgaaaagctgtgttgttttaaaaaaaaaaagtacgataCATTTATCATTGACAAAACCGCCGCCCGGTTAATCGACGAACGCGATCCGCGAATCAGGATtcttgtttctgtttttttttttttaccttcttcTATCTATCACTATGGTCAAACAATCTCTATCGCTGTCGAACGAAACCACCAACCAATAATCATGCATTATAATTACCTGCCAGTTCAACATTGAACGTGTGATAGCCGTTCAATAAGGCTCTGATGATGGCTGCCATTTTTCAGTATCACACTCCCAACACCGAACATACACTGAAGAAATGAATAAcaatcgaattttcgaatgatGAGAACAATCGTTGCGAGAAAAAGTGAACAAAAACACGCGCACGCGCacataaagaaaaagaactgtcaaaacatgaaaaaaagagagaaaaaaaaaaatgatataaaaaaaaaaagggggatAAACAATACGGAACGAACGCCGAAGTCTTTGGctgttttgatttttactaattttcattcggcGAAACAGACGTGTCGTTGCTTCGATCCTCAGCAGTATGCTTTTCTCGTTCTGTATCACTTTTTCAGATTCCGAAgtaggagagagagagagagagagtcagAGGAAGAGagggatagagagagagagggagcaAGTAAATCATTAAAATCCGACGCGACAGGTGCGATTGACGTTTccgtttttttaaaaaaatccctCCAGACCCACCCAACCGCCGCGAAGTGTTCGACAAGACTGAGGTGTCGTTTAGCCTGGAGAAAATGAAGTGACCATTGTGTTTACAGCGATTTAAAATTATGCGCGTACTCGAATGCACGGATTAATGACCGTCCGGGATTTGCCGATCGTTTAGCCCGGGAATAGAAGCTTGCGTTTAATACCGTTCTGGGACACGTAATCGGTAACGTCGAGCTTCGATGATCCAGCCCCAGACGATCTATCCGCGAGTCATGATGATAAACGGAATCGATCGGAGAGGGGAATTCGCATGTAAATCTCTATCTACGCACGTGCGACGCGATCTATCGATCATCGGCGCGGGAGATCGTGACCATTAACGGGTAAGTTTTGTCAACGTCGTACGTTATTTGTTTCCAGGCTCTCTCctgattataatattttaatcgCGTCGGTATAAGCAGCgaatttacaataaatcaaCGAAATTTCGACGTAATGCGCGAATCATCGTACACAAGCATCATCCGCTGACGTTGAGGAAATTTTCCAGcgtcatttgtttttttttcttttttctttttttttttttctttttttttaacattacttatgtgcatttttttcttgcctATAAATCGATTTTCGGACTGTTGCTTCCTTCTCGTTGACAATGAGTCGGCGGTCTGCAATCGGGGTGCGGAAAATATCTCGCGAGTCGAGCAACGATCGCAAAATTATCGTGTCACAACTATTAGAATTCGCGTTTATGCGGATCGTTCAGACGGCAGGTGACAGTTCGTACGACTATAACTCACGAGCGATTGATgactgttgaaaaatgaaattcacaCACATCGGCGACGCTTTTGCCGAACGATTTCCCCTGGAAGGGCTACCGGCCACATCGGCGTAACAATCGAATTggaattaattacaatttgtGCCGTGTTGACGCGTGGATTTTATGTAAGGATGCGCGCTGAAACTTCTTCAAGGTTCGATAGTTTTCACAGCACAACGTGCCTCGGCGGAAAagtattttcttattttgtacagtttttttatttcttgtaatCATCTATTTTTCCAAGCTAAGTTCCGCCTCGCTCCAGTTTCCGGTAACTCAGTACGAAATACGTTATTCTTTAACAACCTTCGTCCCTTGTTTTCCCTTTTCACAATCTCATGGAAATTGCATCGTTCTAAGACACAAATGTTACAATTGAATTGTTGGAGTGGTAAATTTTGTCAACATTTACTCGGTAGATACGTCGAATAAGGCTTAGGAAcaattgttttcgaatttgcgAATAAAGTTGAGCCGGGAAATGAATGtggaaatgagaaaattggaCCGTGtacttttttaattgaaatttcttccACAAGTAACAATGAAGAGATGAACAGAGAGGAATAAAAGTCGAACGAATCGTAACGTGAAATTGAAACGATTTAAATCAGACTTGTTTGTTTCCCCTGCGATTATTGCATCGCAATTGCGGTGTTTGTTGGACGTCTTTTGACCTCGAAACTTGTGGAAAAACATAAAAACGCCGTCCGTTTTTAGCTTTTCCAACTAAGCTACGGCGATTTCACAGAGCGATGAAAACCGccgtgtttcaaatttcaacgtaCCTGCGCATGCATGTTTATAaatctaacaataaattatcgaCGCGTTTAGTGAATTAACGTATATCGATTGCGGAAGAAAATCTGATAAGCTATCGCTACAAACCCGAATAGCTGTTATATAGCgttatttcactttttgtgACATATTCAAGTATCATCGTAACGTCATCGTCCAAATCGACATATTTGGCGATTATATCGGTAATATATTATCATAACTAGTTGCTGTgatttatcaataataattagaaCTGGCGATGATTAAATCGGAAATTCGGATCTTTTCACgttacactgagagaaatttttagttccggtcaCCGCGCAGtatttaactattttcattttttaccacgatcgaaaaatatggtaccaggtagaaaatgaaaattagttttctagctgttaccggaaagtccaGTATCCGttacttttctttctcgttacgatcaccgttgctatattttcttgcaactgttgcgaaaatttaacgctcgtgcaacgataaattgacgttaaagcctcgtttaactaaaaaagtcgAGTAAACCTCACGAGCTGAtcttgcgttgcaataaccaaaaaaggatcgacgacagcgcaaaatggttaggcgtacctcgtttttcgtaattccaacaatattcaaacagtttttttaacgatatccgtttgactgaatttttctagttactgtaacaattgatctttttctcagcgtacttttctttttttacaaccATGATTTCATAAAGAGAACTTGcgaattatacatatttttggaCGGGTTATGTTTCTCTGGGGTTGAAAATTGCCGAGATCAtgttttcttcctttttgcCATTTTCTTATTCCTCTTCTTTTTACCACGCACAGCGTCGTTCGTTTTAAAACGTCTTGTAGAAAGTCGATCGATGCAAGATTACGTATTCAGTATTCACCGTTGAAAGGTCAAGACAGTCCGACCTACGAACTTCAACTTCCGGTATTAAAAAACGCAAATCGTCATTTTCCGTCCTTCCCCCACCTTCCCCCTCCCTCTAAATCTCCCCAACGCTCGCTTTTTCCGTGTAGAATTTCCCGTTCGAAACATTACGAAGTGTCACACAGCCTgtctgaataattattaataatcggTTCGAGTCGTGCGGTATGCAACAAAGATATTGTTCAGCGACAATTATTCTTTgtcccttcttcttctcctgtctcattcattcaatcattcgaatgttgttaaaattaattgaagaATTAAAAAGACGATAACTCTTTGGTCtcttattataaaatatttttatctgatatatgtataacacaTGGTAAAGTACAGAAATAACACATTGTtagttatttatatatatatatatatatatatgtacaacattttaaataaatatattgacTGGCGAAAATATTACACAATGTATCGGTATAATAAAAACTACAAGCCCGTtggttcctttttttcctttgcttGTAAAACCTATACTTTCAATAGGATTGAAAGAAAACGGTTCATCAACCTGACGTACCTCGcattgaaatttaattgtctccaaattatttttagatcGCATCGAACACCGCTAGACGGTACCTGTTACACAATGTacaattacaatattattatcactattattattattattattatcaccgTCACGATCATCGTTGCTTTGAGTTCTagttttacattttaattGTTCACTTTCGAAACGGTCATTTCGTTATCTTTACCGATCCTCTGTATTCCTATCGTTACGTACAAATTACGACCcacggtgagaaaaaaaaaaaaaaaaatgacgcgttttaatttgaagaaaaaaacaagaaaagttTCGTTTTACAATAACACGAGGTCATCATATATCTACAAGGTACCGTTATCAGTTTTGAGTGTACAATGTAAGAATTgttaatgatgaaaataaagtcATAAAACTAAATGTATTCCGCGAGCCTAATTTGTATGTAATAATGTTTCGAATAAATTCTCAGGCTCTATAATTTAAGTACAGTTCATCATTCGTCGATAATGTCTATTAGAATACATAAAATGTCTAGGCTTTTTCTATCCATCATATTTCACTTATCCTAAACTaatctttaaaaatattcagtaacTGTCAACGGTTATTAGCATCCGTTGTTCTTAACGTGCCATAACCGGGAGTTaattttcgagtaaaatttatCTCCGGAAGTTTGCGGCACCTCGGAAAAACGCTCGATGCGAAAGATGGATGAAAGAAAGAAGCCGGACGTTTTAAATTTACGACATTTACTCGGCCTTCAGAGCTTGCGACGAGCCGTTGGCGACGGCGTTGACGTTTTTCACGAGCTTCTGGGGGTTGGACGAGACATTCTTCATGTAGTTTTTAACGTAGAACGAGCCGAACATGTAGAGGAAGGCGGAGGCGTTGAGGAGAAGAAGGACGGTGAGCTGCTTCGGGAACTTACAGTCGTTGAACATCATCTGGGCGTTGTGGACGAATATTATGCAGAACTGTATTATCTGCATCGACGTAAGGTGCTTCTTCCACCAGAGGTACTTTTGCACTTCCGGTCCCATCGCCGAGAGCATGTAATACGAGTACATGATTATGTGGATGAACGAGTTTATCACACCGAGGAGCGTCGGGTGCCCACCGGCCACGAAACGGACGCCGATCCATCCGCACATCGGCATCATGGCGTGGTGATAAACGTGGAGGAACGATATTTGTCGCTGCTTCTTTCGCAGGACGAAGAACACGGTGTCCAGGAGCTCGATAAGCTTGCAGATGAAGTAGAGGTACACCGCTCTCGCCATCTGGAACATTCAACCAACGATCTGAGCCCAGGTTCCCACTCCCAAATCACTTTCTCACgcgctgagagaaatttttagttccgtttaccgctcggtccttaactattttcattttttaccacgatcgaaaaatatggttttaggtagaaaatgataattagttttccagctgttaccggaaggtctagtatccgttgctgctttttctcgttacgatcactgttgctagattttcttgcaactgttgcgaaaatttaacacgctcgtgcaacgataaattgacgttgaagcctcgtttgactaaaaaagtagagtaaacctcggaaactgattttgcgttgcaataaccaaaaaaggatcgacgatagcgcaaaatctttacgcgtacctcgtttttcctaattccaacgatattcaaacacacctgttttactgaatgtttctagttactgtaacaaatgaaattttctcagtgCACGGGTGTTTTCAATTCGTACCAAACGCCGGAGAAGCCAGCCGAAATTTCATCTCGTAGATTATTGATCAAAAGTTTACGCTGGAATGCAAAAGGCAGTGGTCGGGCTTGGTCCTTGTCAAGTTCACAATTTGTACAACTTGTTCGTTACGAATGTGTCTATGATCGATAAGAAATGATCTCAAATTGCTCGTTGTCacgtttcattttcagaaacttGAATACCAATGATAAACAAGTCAAAGATGACGCGAATCATCGAAGATCATCCGCCGTTCGAACCACCGTCCGTACTATAGAAAATTCTGCGAAGTGAAAGGGAAACTGAAGCGTGTAGAGATCGGATCCTCGGTTTCTTATTGCAGATTGAATTGAGAACAATGCCAGGATGGAGAGCGTGTACGATGATTGACTaatgtttgtaatttttttgcgatACAATTTGAATCGTGACTAGTAGTGGTCGACGACCTTAGAATTGAATTTCGCAACGCGTTTGGCTGTGAGTATTGCGTGTATCTCAAGCTGGCCAGTCGAAAGCTCGTCGAGGTTTCGAAGCATAATTTTGTCCGATTGTTAATTGTGTGCTAATCGACCTCCATCGAACGGGTACAAGGGGCCAGAAGGCCCCTCGGACCTTGGCCCTCCCTTACCTTcgtcacaaatttttccaatgacatctcaagaaaaaaaaaaaacaaaaaagattaCAAATCAACCACCCTTCTGGAAGCGTTGCGACTTGCGCAGAGTGAGCTTGCGACGTTGAACTTGCAACAAGGTGACGGGGCTTGGGACCGAGCGATGATAGGAAAACGAGAGTCATCGAACGGCTTTCGGATCGTTAAACTCACCCGCATAGCTTCTGGGCTTTCTGAATAATCAACAGGCTGACACGTGTAGCTGTAGTTGTAAAGCCATCCGGACATCAGGCCTTCGTAGACCAAGTAGATGCTCGCTAGTACTTGGGTGAAGTTGTAGACGAGGAGCAGGCTCTTCAACGAGTATGGTTTCTTGTCCCTCATGTACTTGGGACCCGCCCATACGCTGAAGTATACGTAAGTCACCACTATCGTCACTATCGGACCTGGACCGGATATCAGGAACCACTCGCTGGTCCTCGGATCTGCAGGAAGAGGAAATTTTTGGATGTGAGAAATGATTGTGGACGCGAAAAACTTGAGACGATCCATTGGAAGTCGGACATCAATCGTCACGGCTCATCGACTTCGGTTTCGAGTCATTAACATATGTTTAACTTGTCAAATGACTTTCAATGATTCCCAGTCCAGGTACCAAGCGATTTCAAATGACTTTGGCTCGTTCTAGAcggttttcgaaaaattactaCTTTACGTTTACCGCAAGACGGTTTCCAACAACTCGAGTAATTTGCAATTGTTCCAAATGATTTCCAACGAATATTTCAGCTACCTAACAAGCACCTTTGATTTTGCAAATTAATTTCGGattgtttgatttctttctttcttgaGCGTGTAGCTCTTCGGTAAGTGTAACCGATCGACTTGTCTCGTAAAAAACTAATCGACGTTCGCTTGAGTCCTATTTTTGATTCTGTTTTCTGGCACGTCTCGGTCGAGTTCAACGATTGATCAGACCCtactttcattttctatcGGAATTGATTATCATTCTATTATTGTCGAAAATACACGCGCGATTAACCGCGTAGAGGAAATGATACGGGATCGTTCAACTCGGGCTAGGAATATTTCGGGGCGACAGACGTATGATTCAGGATTATTGAATGCTCACCATTCTTGTTGTACATCACGTCCCGATACCATTCCAATATTCCCGACATCGTGTCGTTCTCGTTTCGATCGGCGGATCCCCGGATCAACTGAAAATCGGTAAACGTCAATTAATCATTGGTCATATTTTCGATTCGCCATTACGTCATGATTCACGGCTGTTTTAGAATTGTCGACGATGCttcaactttcttttttcttttctttttacaggACACAATTCAATGACgtaattttattctaaatttGTGAACTaatgcactgagaaaaatttcattcgttacagtaactagaaaaattgaatctaaaaagaaaatctagcaacagtgatagtaatgagaaagaacagtaacggataccagactttccggtaacagctataaaactaattatcattttctacctagaactatatttttccgatcgaattgaaaaatggagCATTTCCTGGGTGCTCCATAGTTTCGCTGATCAGTCAAATTTTGTTGGGTTAATAATCGCGTGATacaaaacaaacaagaaaagaaaaaaaacgaacagaAACACAGAACGGGATCGATTCGAATTACGAATATtagctgaaaaaatattttcaaattaattaatatattgCACAGTATTGTTCGAAAACagaagaatttcatgaatGGAATTCAAACGCATGGCGCAaattgaaatctttttttttt
It encodes the following:
- the LOC124302777 gene encoding elongation of very long chain fatty acids protein-like isoform X4, whose product is MSGILEWYRDVMYNKNDPRTSEWFLISGPGPIVTIVVTYVYFSVWAGPKYMRDKKPYSLKSLLLVYNFTQVLASIYLVYEGLMSGWLYNYSYTCQPVDYSESPEAMRMARAVYLYFICKLIELLDTVFFVLRKKQRQISFLHVYHHAMMPMCGWIGVRFVAGGHPTLLGVINSFIHIIMYSYYMLSAMGPEVQKYLWWKKHLTSMQIIQFCIIFVHNAQMMFNDCKFPKQLTVLLLLNASAFLYMFGSFYVKNYMKNVSSNPQKLVKNVNAVANGSSQALKAE
- the LOC124302777 gene encoding elongation of very long chain fatty acids protein-like isoform X3, translating into MEGLIRGSADRNENDTMSGILEWYRDVMYNKNDPRTSEWFLISGPGPIVTIVVTYVYFSVWAGPKYMRDKKPYSLKSLLLVYNFTQVLASIYLVYEGLMSGWLYNYSYTCQPVDYSESPEAMRMARAVYLYFICKLIELLDTVFFVLRKKQRQISFLHVYHHAMMPMCGWIGVRFVAGGHPTLLGVINSFIHIIMYSYYMLSAMGPEVQKYLWWKKHLTSMQIIQFCIIFVHNAQMMFNDCKFPKQLTVLLLLNASAFLYMFGSFYVKNYMKNVSSNPQKLVKNVNAVANGSSQALKAE
- the LOC124302777 gene encoding elongation of very long chain fatty acids protein-like isoform X2 encodes the protein MLILIRGSADRNENDTMSGILEWYRDVMYNKNDPRTSEWFLISGPGPIVTIVVTYVYFSVWAGPKYMRDKKPYSLKSLLLVYNFTQVLASIYLVYEGLMSGWLYNYSYTCQPVDYSESPEAMRMARAVYLYFICKLIELLDTVFFVLRKKQRQISFLHVYHHAMMPMCGWIGVRFVAGGHPTLLGVINSFIHIIMYSYYMLSAMGPEVQKYLWWKKHLTSMQIIQFCIIFVHNAQMMFNDCKFPKQLTVLLLLNASAFLYMFGSFYVKNYMKNVSSNPQKLVKNVNAVANGSSQALKAE
- the LOC124302777 gene encoding elongation of very long chain fatty acids protein-like isoform X1, whose translation is MNEYKALIRGSADRNENDTMSGILEWYRDVMYNKNDPRTSEWFLISGPGPIVTIVVTYVYFSVWAGPKYMRDKKPYSLKSLLLVYNFTQVLASIYLVYEGLMSGWLYNYSYTCQPVDYSESPEAMRMARAVYLYFICKLIELLDTVFFVLRKKQRQISFLHVYHHAMMPMCGWIGVRFVAGGHPTLLGVINSFIHIIMYSYYMLSAMGPEVQKYLWWKKHLTSMQIIQFCIIFVHNAQMMFNDCKFPKQLTVLLLLNASAFLYMFGSFYVKNYMKNVSSNPQKLVKNVNAVANGSSQALKAE